The proteins below are encoded in one region of Coffea arabica cultivar ET-39 chromosome 4c, Coffea Arabica ET-39 HiFi, whole genome shotgun sequence:
- the LOC140005405 gene encoding 5-formyltetrahydrofolate cyclo-ligase, mitochondrial-like — protein MGKTLYVPRVEDKNSHMRMLKISSMDDLIANSMNILEPAPMDAEGKEREDVMLADHPVDLLLLPGLAFDKSGRRLGRGGGYYDAFLTRYQGLVKERKWKQPFLVAVSYSVQIMDEGVVPVTPNDVFVDALVSPSGVIPISAAAKARCQ, from the exons ATGGGGAAGACACTCTATGTTCCACGAGTGGAGGACAAGAATAGCCACATGAGAATGCTGAAGATCTCAAGTATGGACGATTTAATTGCAAATTCAATGAATATTTTGGAGCCAGCTCCAATGGATGCTGAGGGAAAGGAACGTGAAGATG tCATGTTGGCTGATCATCCTGTTGATTTGCTTCTTTTACCTG GACTCGCATTTGACAAATCTGGAAGACGTTTGGGTCGTGGTGGAGG ATATTATGATGCATTCTTGACGAGATATCAGGGGCTTGTGAAGGAACGGAAGTGGAAGCAGCCTTTCCTGG TTGCTGTGTCTTATTCAGTGCAGATAATGGATGAGGGTGTTGTTCCAGTCACCCCAAATGATGTATTTGTTGATGCGCTTGTGTCACCCTCTGGTGTAATTCCCATCAGTGCAGCTGCCAAGGCAAGATGTCAATGA
- the LOC140005406 gene encoding germin-like protein 1-1, whose product MQNMASYNVIHLVIWLTFLSLVQLPMRSHCADPGPLQDFCVADLNSPVLVNGFPCKNPANVTSNDFFFDGLQKLGTVFDALNVNLTEVDVFAFPALNTLGMSMNRVQFHPGGENPPHIHPRATELSLVTEGKLFVGWVSTAYTLNWKILTAGQVFVIPPGLVHFQLNVGKGNALFYAFFNSQNPGISKIAPALFASTPLIPDPVLTTAFNVNKTIIDLIKSRASVLIP is encoded by the coding sequence atgcaaaACATGGCTTCCTACAATGTTATTCACCTCGTCATTTGGCTGACATTCTTGTCACTTGTGCAGCTACCAATGCGTTCCCATTGTGCTGATCCTGGTCCATTGCAGGATTTCTGTGTTGCGGATTTGAACTCCCCGGTGCTTGTCAATGGGTTTCCGTGCAAAAACCCAGCGAATGTAACTTCCAACGACTTCTTCTTTGATGGGCTGCAAAAACTGGGAACAGTGTTCGATGCCCTCAATGTGAACCTCACCGAAGTAGACGTCTTCGCATTTCCAGCGCTGAACACCTTGGGGATGTCCATGAACCGAGTTCAATTTCATCCCGGAGGAGAAAACCCGCCTCATATCCACCCTCGTGCTACCGAGTTGTCCCTGGTCACGGAGGGGAAACTGTTTGTGGGATGGGTATCAACTGCATATACCCTGAACTGGAAAATTCTGACGGCAGGACAAGTGTTCGTGATTCCTCCAGGCTTAGTGCACTTTCAGCTTAATGTTGGAAAGGGAAACGCACTATTTTATGCCTTCTTTAACAGTCAGAATCCAGGGATTTCGAAAATAGCCCCCGCTCTCTTTGCTTCCACGCCTTTGATTCCAGATCCAGTGCTCACAACAGCATTCAATGTGAATAAAACTATCATCGACCTCATCAAGTCCAGGGCTTCTGTGCTGATTCCATAA
- the LOC140005408 gene encoding 5-formyltetrahydrofolate cyclo-ligase, mitochondrial-like isoform X2 has translation MSLNGVKQLARQQMTHRHHRPHALLTSSPFALPSSVSTISARLLFTRSITPILGHAYQYHPPPPRSPLTTASTMTTTTSADHPLNLDAIFKQKKALRSKVRRDLKSMDPTLRSKEDDAVQNLVLEAPWFKSCQKLCAYISCSALREVDTSKLLAQILNYSSKGMGKTLYVPRVEDKNSHMRMLKISSMDDLIANSMNILEPAPMDAEGKEREDVMLADHPVDLLLLPGLAFDKSGRRLGRGGGYYDAFLTRYQGLVKERKWKQPFLVAVSYSVQIMDEGVVPVTPNDVFVDALVSPSGVIPISAAAKARCQ, from the exons ATGAGCCTAAATGGGGTGAAGCAACTGGCCCGACAACAGATGACCCATCGCCACCACCGCCCACACGCCCTCCTCACCTCGTCACCCTTTGCTCTGCCTTCCTCCGTATCCACCATTAGCGCCCGACTCTTGTTCACCCGCTCCATCACACCTATACTCGGCCACGCTTACCAGTACCATCCGCCACCCCCACGCTCACCCTTAACCACCGCCTCCACCATGACCACCACCACCTCTGCTGACCACCCACTCAACCTGGACGCCATTTTCAAGCAGAAGAAGGCCCTTCGTTCCAAAGTCAGAAGAGACCTCAAGTCCATGGACCCTACCCTTAGATCGAAGGAAG ATGATGCGGTACAGAATCTTGTACTGGAAGCTCCCTGGTTCAAGTCTTGTCAGAAATTATGTGCTTACATAAGCTGCAGCGCACTAAGAGAAGTTGATACGTCTAAATTGTTGGCCCAAATTCTCAATTACTCATCCAAAGGT ATGGGGAAGACACTCTATGTTCCACGAGTGGAGGACAAGAATAGCCACATGAGAATGCTGAAGATCTCAAGTATGGACGATTTAATTGCAAATTCAATGAATATTTTGGAGCCAGCTCCAATGGATGCTGAGGGAAAGGAACGTGAAGATG tCATGTTGGCTGATCATCCTGTTGATTTGCTTCTTTTACCTG GACTCGCATTTGACAAATCTGGAAGACGTTTGGGTCGTGGTGGAGG ATATTATGATGCATTCTTGACGAGATATCAGGGGCTTGTGAAGGAACGGAAGTGGAAGCAGCCTTTCCTGG TTGCTGTGTCTTATTCAGTGCAGATAATGGATGAGGGTGTTGTTCCAGTCACCCCAAATGATGTATTTGTTGATGCGCTTGTGTCACCCTCTGGTGTAATTCCCATCAGTGCAGCTGCCAAGGCAAGATGTCAATGA
- the LOC140005408 gene encoding 5-formyltetrahydrofolate cyclo-ligase, mitochondrial-like isoform X1: MSLNGVKQLARQQMTHRHHRPHALLTSSPFALPSSVSTISARLLFTRSITPILGHAYQYHPPPPRSPLTTASTMTTTTSADHPLNLDAIFKQKKALRSKVRRDLKSMDPTLRSKEDDAVQNLVLEAPWFKSCQKLCAYISCSALREVDTSKLLAQILNYSSKDDYLQMGKTLYVPRVEDKNSHMRMLKISSMDDLIANSMNILEPAPMDAEGKEREDVMLADHPVDLLLLPGLAFDKSGRRLGRGGGYYDAFLTRYQGLVKERKWKQPFLVAVSYSVQIMDEGVVPVTPNDVFVDALVSPSGVIPISAAAKARCQ, from the exons ATGAGCCTAAATGGGGTGAAGCAACTGGCCCGACAACAGATGACCCATCGCCACCACCGCCCACACGCCCTCCTCACCTCGTCACCCTTTGCTCTGCCTTCCTCCGTATCCACCATTAGCGCCCGACTCTTGTTCACCCGCTCCATCACACCTATACTCGGCCACGCTTACCAGTACCATCCGCCACCCCCACGCTCACCCTTAACCACCGCCTCCACCATGACCACCACCACCTCTGCTGACCACCCACTCAACCTGGACGCCATTTTCAAGCAGAAGAAGGCCCTTCGTTCCAAAGTCAGAAGAGACCTCAAGTCCATGGACCCTACCCTTAGATCGAAGGAAG ATGATGCGGTACAGAATCTTGTACTGGAAGCTCCCTGGTTCAAGTCTTGTCAGAAATTATGTGCTTACATAAGCTGCAGCGCACTAAGAGAAGTTGATACGTCTAAATTGTTGGCCCAAATTCTCAATTACTCATCCAAAG ATGATTATCTACAGATGGGGAAGACACTCTATGTTCCACGAGTGGAGGACAAGAATAGCCACATGAGAATGCTGAAGATCTCAAGTATGGACGATTTAATTGCAAATTCAATGAATATTTTGGAGCCAGCTCCAATGGATGCTGAGGGAAAGGAACGTGAAGATG tCATGTTGGCTGATCATCCTGTTGATTTGCTTCTTTTACCTG GACTCGCATTTGACAAATCTGGAAGACGTTTGGGTCGTGGTGGAGG ATATTATGATGCATTCTTGACGAGATATCAGGGGCTTGTGAAGGAACGGAAGTGGAAGCAGCCTTTCCTGG TTGCTGTGTCTTATTCAGTGCAGATAATGGATGAGGGTGTTGTTCCAGTCACCCCAAATGATGTATTTGTTGATGCGCTTGTGTCACCCTCTGGTGTAATTCCCATCAGTGCAGCTGCCAAGGCAAGATGTCAATGA